A single genomic interval of Sebastes umbrosus isolate fSebUmb1 chromosome 9, fSebUmb1.pri, whole genome shotgun sequence harbors:
- the LOC119494743 gene encoding uncharacterized protein C3orf85-like: MRFVILFALLSGVFAAPFMKEEEAKRFIRLKRQSGYWDPHHPQNQWGYTIQEQANEYWTAIRTDAQYYMDMSNMMFDRSVATENNRLYMEMLRNAQAHLDSQTGQHR, translated from the exons ATGAGGTTTGTGATCCTGTTTGCTCTTTTGAGTG GGGTTTTTGCCGCCCCGTtcatgaaggaggaggaggcaaagCGATTCATCAGGCTGAAGAGACAGTCGGGATACTGGGATCCACACCACCCTCAGAACCAGTGGGGTTACACCATTCAGGAACAG GCCAATGAGTACTGGACGGCAATACGAACAGATGCTCAGTATTACATGGACATGAGCAACATGATGTTTGACCGCTCTGTGGCAAC GGAAAACAACAGGCTGTATATGGAGATGCTGCGCAATGCACAAGCTCACCTGGACAGTCAGACGGGTCaacacagataa